One Catalinimonas alkaloidigena DNA window includes the following coding sequences:
- a CDS encoding cupin domain-containing protein, protein MGDTTIKKIDSDYSPTAEHGEKFLATGVSLAMRKWEDEEPGEQKPEVSRPYETVGYVLKGKAELQSEGQTVVLQPGDSYVVPKGAKHTYKILETFSAVEVTSPPAHLHDRD, encoded by the coding sequence ATGGGAGATACAACCATCAAAAAAATAGATTCCGACTATTCACCCACCGCCGAGCACGGTGAGAAATTTCTGGCCACCGGCGTGAGCCTGGCCATGCGGAAGTGGGAAGACGAGGAACCCGGCGAACAGAAACCGGAAGTGAGCCGCCCTTACGAAACGGTCGGTTACGTGCTGAAAGGCAAAGCCGAGTTGCAGTCCGAAGGACAAACCGTAGTGTTGCAGCCTGGCGACTCGTACGTCGTGCCGAAGGGTGCGAAGCACACCTACAAAATTCTGGAAACCTTTTCGGCCGTTGAGGTGACTTCACCGCCGGCTCATCTGCACGACCGCGACTAA
- a CDS encoding AAA family ATPase, translating into MIPELLTLQGLYSYKEPQTIDFATLTSSRLFGIFGAVGSGKSSILEAIMFVLYDRSDRLNKSGDDRYYNMMNLQSDEMSIDFTFRCGPQNQQKYRFLFKAKRKKKRFDQVSVDARRFLRWCDEKADWDPMIGVSDAERIIGMSYENFMQTIIIPQGKFREFIDQKPNDRSKMLKQLFHLEKFDLFQKTNVLTSRTKHVISNLEGQLAGIGVVDEDDIANRQHRIEELKISIRAGEAEVKNLELRKAQLDELRKLFREIREAEAQWAMLCEQKQHYHAQEQRMLRYERARTYFGDKLERRVQRQQEIDAKETRLTQLKQQADENQTALQTAAHQLQEAKAAYETRDRLKEQADDLRHLIRLKNLRAEQDSLAEQAETEQARAQQVETKLKLHRRQLTEREQQLAEQETNQPDTAELTQVQNWLQQRDKQHRALEEAKAEQERLCTQKKAVTQRLQERLNQTKAFAGLTDFAPFYERVSEEEQKIHARLQQLRHELQQALIRQTLARYADDLREGESCPLCGATHHPAVTVRHTADQDVAEAEARVKKFEEGEQRLHQLREEVRLLDTEASRIDAQLETQQGVLQRAQQQVETHQQQFVWSDYAGATLDAVEQQLKAARQHQAELHNSRQALKQLREDVQTQEEVNQKAQLALNEFEKKRVATRTQVEAYSNLLKHFEEAQFERFSVERLEANLEKGQARIAEIEQNYEKADAAQRQHEQQRSLLEGQLSTETLALQHLRVQETQATEELTRLCAVHEFQDLPEVEALLRESLDIAQERKEIQDFYRLLDTTEYNLSLLRERASGQQWDEAEYLHHCGALDSAKKELDEDKREIALQNKALDELIVRRQNRQSVEKMLEVQQHRLDNLKELAGLFRGSGFVDYVSSIYLQNLCEAANERFTRLTRNHFSLELSDTNEFVVRDHLNDGKTRLLKTLSGGQTFQAALCLALALAENVKALNQAEQSFFFLDEGFGALDKDSLRLVFETLKALQKENRIVGIISHVEELQQEIGVYLRIENHREHGSQVSYSWE; encoded by the coding sequence ATGATTCCCGAACTCCTGACCCTTCAGGGCCTTTACTCCTACAAAGAACCGCAAACCATCGACTTTGCCACCCTCACGTCGTCGCGGTTGTTTGGCATCTTCGGGGCGGTCGGCAGTGGGAAATCCAGCATCCTCGAAGCCATCATGTTCGTGCTCTATGACCGGAGCGACCGGCTCAACAAGTCGGGCGACGACCGGTATTACAACATGATGAACCTGCAAAGCGACGAGATGTCGATCGACTTCACGTTCCGCTGCGGGCCACAGAATCAACAGAAATACCGGTTCCTGTTCAAAGCGAAGCGGAAGAAAAAGCGGTTCGACCAGGTGAGTGTCGACGCCCGGCGGTTCCTGCGCTGGTGCGACGAGAAAGCCGACTGGGACCCGATGATCGGCGTGAGCGATGCCGAGCGCATCATCGGCATGAGTTACGAGAACTTCATGCAGACGATCATCATTCCGCAGGGCAAGTTCCGCGAATTCATCGACCAGAAACCGAACGACCGCTCCAAAATGCTGAAGCAGTTGTTCCACCTGGAAAAATTCGACCTCTTTCAAAAGACCAACGTCCTGACCAGCCGCACCAAGCACGTCATCTCCAACCTGGAAGGGCAATTGGCGGGCATCGGCGTGGTGGACGAAGACGACATCGCGAACCGGCAGCACCGCATCGAGGAACTGAAAATCAGCATCCGGGCGGGCGAAGCTGAGGTGAAAAACCTGGAATTGCGAAAGGCGCAACTCGACGAACTGCGGAAGCTGTTCCGCGAAATCCGCGAGGCCGAAGCGCAATGGGCGATGCTCTGCGAACAAAAGCAGCACTACCATGCGCAGGAACAGCGGATGCTGCGCTACGAACGCGCCCGTACCTACTTCGGCGACAAGCTGGAGCGTCGCGTGCAACGGCAGCAGGAAATCGACGCGAAAGAAACGCGCCTGACGCAACTGAAACAGCAGGCGGACGAAAACCAGACCGCCCTGCAAACGGCCGCCCACCAACTCCAAGAGGCCAAAGCGGCCTACGAAACGCGCGACCGTCTAAAAGAACAGGCCGACGACCTGCGGCACCTGATCCGTCTGAAAAACCTGCGGGCCGAACAGGACAGCCTCGCCGAACAGGCCGAAACCGAACAGGCCCGCGCCCAGCAGGTCGAAACGAAACTGAAGCTCCACCGTCGGCAACTGACGGAACGCGAGCAGCAACTGGCCGAGCAGGAAACCAACCAGCCCGACACGGCCGAACTGACGCAGGTGCAAAACTGGCTGCAACAGCGCGACAAACAGCACCGCGCGCTCGAAGAGGCCAAAGCGGAGCAGGAGCGGTTGTGTACGCAGAAGAAAGCCGTAACGCAGCGGCTGCAGGAGCGCCTGAACCAGACCAAAGCCTTCGCGGGCCTGACGGACTTCGCTCCGTTTTACGAGCGTGTCAGCGAAGAAGAGCAAAAGATTCACGCCCGGCTGCAACAGTTGCGCCACGAGCTGCAACAGGCACTGATCCGTCAGACCCTGGCTCGGTACGCCGACGACCTGCGCGAAGGCGAATCGTGTCCCCTTTGCGGCGCAACGCACCACCCCGCCGTGACGGTCCGCCACACGGCCGACCAGGACGTCGCCGAAGCCGAGGCGCGCGTTAAGAAGTTTGAAGAAGGCGAACAGCGCCTGCATCAGTTGCGCGAGGAAGTGCGTCTGCTGGACACGGAAGCGAGTCGGATCGACGCCCAACTGGAAACGCAACAAGGCGTGCTGCAACGCGCGCAGCAGCAGGTCGAAACCCATCAGCAGCAGTTTGTCTGGTCCGATTACGCCGGGGCCACGCTCGACGCGGTGGAGCAGCAACTGAAAGCCGCCCGCCAGCATCAGGCCGAACTGCACAACTCCCGGCAGGCGCTGAAGCAACTCCGCGAAGACGTACAGACTCAGGAGGAAGTCAACCAGAAAGCACAACTCGCGCTCAACGAATTTGAGAAGAAGCGGGTCGCGACCCGAACGCAGGTGGAAGCCTACAGCAACCTGTTGAAGCATTTCGAAGAGGCACAGTTCGAGAGGTTTTCGGTAGAACGGCTGGAAGCCAACTTGGAAAAAGGACAGGCCCGCATCGCCGAAATTGAGCAGAACTACGAGAAGGCCGATGCTGCCCAGCGCCAGCATGAACAGCAGCGCAGCCTTCTGGAAGGGCAACTCAGCACAGAAACCCTCGCGTTGCAGCACCTCCGCGTGCAAGAAACGCAGGCGACGGAAGAATTGACGCGCCTGTGCGCCGTTCACGAATTCCAGGATCTGCCCGAAGTGGAAGCGCTGCTGCGCGAATCACTCGACATTGCGCAGGAACGCAAAGAAATTCAGGACTTTTACAGGTTGCTCGATACCACGGAGTATAACCTGAGTCTGTTGCGCGAGCGGGCCAGCGGACAGCAGTGGGACGAAGCCGAATACCTGCACCACTGCGGCGCGCTCGATTCGGCCAAGAAGGAACTGGACGAAGACAAACGCGAGATTGCGTTGCAAAACAAAGCCTTAGACGAGCTGATCGTCCGTCGGCAGAACCGCCAGAGCGTGGAAAAGATGCTGGAAGTGCAACAGCACCGCCTCGACAACCTGAAAGAACTGGCGGGTTTGTTCCGCGGTAGCGGCTTTGTCGATTACGTCTCCAGCATCTACCTCCAGAACCTCTGCGAAGCGGCCAACGAGCGGTTTACCCGCCTGACGCGCAACCACTTCAGTCTGGAGCTGAGCGACACGAACGAGTTTGTGGTGCGCGATCACCTGAACGATGGCAAAACCCGCTTGCTGAAAACCCTCTCGGGCGGACAGACCTTCCAGGCGGCCCTGTGCCTCGCCCTCGCCCTCGCCGAGAACGTGAAGGCTCTCAATCAGGCGGAACAAAGCTTTTTCTTCCTCGACGAAGGCTTCGGCGCGCTCGACAAGGACTCGCTTCGGCTCGTGTTCGAAACCCTCAAGGCGCTGCAAAAAGAAAACCGCATCGTCGGCATCATCTCCCACGTCGAAGAACTGCAACAGGAAATCGGCGTCTACCTCAGGATCGAGAACCACCGCGAACACGGCAGCCAGGTGTCGTACAGTTGGGAGTGA
- a CDS encoding AMP-binding protein, with translation MSNTTTPTEKTAMPWLNSYPEGVTWDIDPAAYSNVVEMLEEMFARYGDHEAQENLGYTMTYDQLEEASCHFAAFLQSNGLKPGDRIALQMPNVLQYLVALYGAIRAGLTIVNLNPLYTASEMLKPLRDSDAKAIVILANFADKLEKILPETKLQLVVVTEVGDMLPPLKRTLINAVVKYVKKMVPAFQLPQAISFTKALRSGRNQTYQKPSVSSDQTLFLQYTGGTTGVPKAADLSHANIVANVLQSKEWYSRLKPGQEVLLAALPFYHIFGLTVNSLFLMHLGAKLILITNPRDMPGFIKTMQKHRFTVFTGLNTLFNGLMNQADFTSIKFPENGLYIAGGMALQQAVGERWLQLTGCPIVEGYGLSETSPVLTCNHPLQNRPGTIGLPLPRTELRIMDDQGQEVPMGERGEICARGPQVMKGYFKQPEETKRVFFAGGWFRTGDVGVMDEGGYVRIVDRMKDMILVSGFNVYPNEVEDEIAKHPGVLECAVVGMPDSESTERVKACIVRKDPNLTEEDVITHCRKTLTGYKVPKHVQFYDQLPKSNVGKILRRELR, from the coding sequence ATGAGTAACACCACCACACCCACCGAAAAGACTGCGATGCCCTGGCTAAATTCCTACCCCGAAGGAGTCACGTGGGACATCGATCCCGCTGCTTATTCCAACGTGGTAGAAATGTTGGAAGAGATGTTTGCCCGTTACGGCGATCATGAAGCTCAGGAGAACTTGGGGTATACCATGACGTACGATCAACTGGAGGAAGCTTCCTGCCACTTCGCGGCCTTTCTGCAAAGCAACGGACTAAAGCCCGGCGATCGCATCGCCCTGCAGATGCCCAACGTGCTGCAGTATTTGGTTGCCCTCTATGGGGCCATTCGGGCGGGGCTTACGATTGTTAACCTGAACCCCCTGTATACGGCCAGCGAAATGCTGAAGCCTCTGCGTGATTCGGATGCTAAAGCGATTGTGATTCTGGCCAATTTCGCAGACAAGCTGGAGAAGATTTTGCCCGAGACCAAGCTTCAGTTGGTCGTGGTCACGGAGGTAGGCGACATGCTGCCGCCGCTGAAGCGTACCTTGATCAACGCGGTGGTCAAATACGTAAAGAAAATGGTTCCGGCGTTTCAACTGCCGCAAGCCATTTCGTTTACCAAAGCACTCCGAAGCGGGCGTAACCAAACGTACCAGAAACCTTCGGTCAGCTCCGATCAGACCCTCTTTTTGCAATATACGGGCGGCACTACGGGTGTGCCCAAAGCGGCAGATCTTTCGCACGCCAATATCGTAGCGAATGTGTTGCAATCGAAAGAGTGGTATTCGCGTCTGAAACCAGGGCAGGAAGTTTTACTGGCGGCGCTTCCGTTCTACCACATTTTTGGGCTGACGGTCAACAGCCTTTTCCTGATGCACCTGGGGGCTAAGTTGATTCTGATCACCAACCCGCGCGACATGCCCGGATTTATCAAAACCATGCAGAAACACCGCTTCACGGTGTTTACCGGACTGAACACGCTGTTCAATGGGTTGATGAATCAGGCAGACTTCACCAGCATCAAGTTTCCCGAAAACGGACTTTACATCGCGGGTGGTATGGCCCTGCAACAGGCGGTCGGCGAACGCTGGCTGCAACTGACGGGCTGTCCTATCGTGGAAGGATACGGGTTAAGCGAGACGTCACCGGTCTTGACGTGTAACCATCCGCTGCAGAACCGCCCCGGCACGATCGGCCTGCCCCTGCCACGCACCGAACTGCGGATCATGGACGACCAGGGACAGGAAGTGCCGATGGGCGAACGGGGCGAGATTTGTGCGCGTGGCCCTCAGGTCATGAAAGGCTACTTTAAACAACCCGAAGAGACCAAGCGGGTATTTTTCGCGGGCGGTTGGTTTCGCACTGGCGATGTGGGAGTTATGGACGAAGGAGGATACGTGCGCATCGTGGATCGGATGAAAGATATGATTCTCGTATCGGGCTTTAACGTCTATCCCAACGAAGTGGAGGACGAAATCGCAAAACACCCGGGTGTACTGGAATGCGCTGTGGTCGGTATGCCCGACTCCGAATCGACCGAACGCGTTAAGGCGTGCATTGTGCGAAAAGACCCTAATCTGACAGAAGAGGACGTGATCACCCACTGTCGCAAAACGCTGACCGGTTACAAAGTGCCGAAGCATGTTCAGTTTTACGACCAGTTACCGAAGTCGAACGTAGGGAAAATTCTGCGCCGCGAACTGCGATAA
- the moaA gene encoding GTP 3',8-cyclase MoaA, whose amino-acid sequence MDAPFPTLYDNHGRPLQYLRLAVTDRCNLRCFYCMPAEGIPYLPKKELLRYEEMERLVTLLAQLGIRKVRITGGEPFVRRDLVPFMERLSAIPGIEQLNLTTNGVLTQPHVPALKAMGVGTVNLSLDTLDRQRFLQITRRDEFDRVWATYESLLEHNIAVKINAVVMEGQNIDDILPLVELTRHQPVDIRFIEEMPFNGEGNHYPTLTWTYKRIFDYLRTHYPDLQKVEDHPNSTAHHYVVPGYQGRIGIIAAFSRTFCGTCNRLRITAQGGLKTCLYDQGVLDLRALLRSDASDEQIKTSLIHTFRHRAKDGFEAERQRTPVTESMATIGG is encoded by the coding sequence ATGGACGCTCCTTTCCCGACTTTGTACGATAACCACGGACGCCCGCTACAGTACCTGCGGCTGGCGGTGACGGATCGGTGCAACCTGCGCTGCTTCTACTGCATGCCGGCGGAAGGGATTCCATACCTGCCCAAAAAGGAATTGCTGCGCTACGAGGAGATGGAGCGGCTGGTGACGTTGCTGGCGCAACTGGGCATCCGAAAAGTGCGCATCACGGGTGGCGAACCGTTCGTCCGCCGCGATCTGGTGCCATTCATGGAGCGGCTGAGTGCCATCCCGGGCATCGAGCAATTGAACCTGACCACCAACGGCGTGCTGACGCAACCGCATGTACCCGCGCTGAAGGCGATGGGCGTCGGGACGGTGAACTTAAGCCTCGATACGCTGGACCGCCAGCGGTTCCTGCAAATCACCCGCCGCGACGAGTTCGACCGGGTCTGGGCTACGTACGAGTCGCTATTGGAGCACAATATCGCGGTAAAGATCAACGCCGTGGTGATGGAAGGGCAAAACATCGACGACATCCTGCCGCTCGTGGAACTGACGCGCCACCAGCCGGTCGACATCCGGTTCATTGAAGAGATGCCGTTCAATGGCGAGGGCAACCACTACCCTACCCTCACCTGGACCTACAAGCGCATCTTCGACTACCTGCGTACGCACTACCCCGATCTGCAAAAGGTGGAAGACCATCCCAACTCTACCGCGCACCATTACGTGGTGCCCGGCTACCAAGGACGGATCGGCATCATCGCGGCGTTCAGCCGGACGTTTTGTGGCACCTGCAACCGCCTCCGCATCACGGCCCAGGGTGGCCTGAAAACCTGCCTTTACGATCAAGGCGTCCTCGACCTACGGGCCTTACTTCGTAGCGACGCCTCCGACGAACAAATCAAGACTTCCCTCATCCACACCTTTCGGCACCGTGCCAAAGACGGCTTCGAAGCCGAACGCCAGCGCACGCCCGTCACCGAATCGATGGCTACCATTGGCGGATGA
- a CDS encoding Fpg/Nei family DNA glycosylase, whose translation MPELPEVEWLRRYAEETALQLPIEEVLIEPGYEARLAVAPEAMRAALVRQAFVATDRIGKYLFLHLDSGTVLMMHFGMTGWLQYYRDEPPRFARFQLEFENGYRLALTDPRKFARLDLTDSVEGYRQKKKLSHDALTMSADELWENLRRRKTMIKPALLDQRVAAGVGNWIVDEVLFQTHLHPETRVNELDEAQVRDLHQALQRILRVAIEHEADYATFPRGFLIKNRWVKDHERDGGAYTCPRCESPILYTQVGGRGTYYCPVCQGT comes from the coding sequence ATGCCCGAATTACCCGAAGTAGAATGGCTGCGGCGGTACGCCGAAGAGACTGCCTTGCAACTCCCCATCGAAGAGGTTCTGATCGAACCGGGCTACGAAGCCCGGCTGGCCGTAGCGCCGGAAGCCATGCGCGCCGCGCTGGTAAGGCAGGCGTTTGTCGCTACCGACCGGATCGGGAAATACCTGTTTTTGCACCTCGACAGCGGCACGGTGCTGATGATGCATTTCGGGATGACGGGCTGGTTGCAGTACTACCGCGACGAGCCGCCCCGCTTTGCCCGCTTCCAACTGGAATTTGAGAACGGCTACCGGCTGGCCCTGACCGATCCGCGCAAATTCGCCCGGTTGGATCTGACCGATTCGGTGGAAGGCTACCGACAAAAGAAGAAACTGAGCCACGACGCCCTCACCATGTCGGCCGATGAGCTTTGGGAAAACCTGCGTAGACGGAAGACGATGATCAAACCGGCGTTGCTCGACCAGCGGGTGGCGGCGGGCGTGGGCAATTGGATCGTCGACGAGGTGTTGTTCCAGACCCATCTCCATCCGGAAACCCGCGTAAACGAACTCGACGAAGCGCAGGTCCGCGACCTCCACCAGGCGCTGCAACGCATCCTGCGCGTCGCCATCGAACACGAAGCAGATTACGCCACGTTTCCGCGCGGATTCCTGATCAAGAACCGTTGGGTGAAAGACCACGAGCGCGACGGCGGCGCGTACACGTGTCCACGCTGCGAAAGCCCGATTCTGTACACGCAGGTGGGAGGGCGGGGCACGTACTACTGCCCCGTTTGCCAGGGCACATGA
- a CDS encoding MoaD/ThiS family protein, with translation MELNLLLFGITREVVGASQLPYTLPEAATVDALLAQLRNDYPPLQKLTSLLVAVNSEYAEPDQVLHPSDEIALIPPVSGG, from the coding sequence ATGGAACTGAACCTTTTGCTTTTTGGCATTACCCGCGAGGTAGTGGGCGCGTCGCAGTTGCCCTACACGCTTCCGGAAGCGGCGACGGTGGATGCGTTGCTGGCCCAGTTGCGGAACGATTACCCGCCGCTGCAAAAACTCACCTCGCTGCTGGTCGCGGTCAACAGCGAATACGCCGAACCCGATCAGGTGTTGCACCCTTCCGACGAGATTGCGCTGATTCCGCCCGTCAGTGGCGGCTGA